The proteins below come from a single Triticum aestivum cultivar Chinese Spring chromosome 5D, IWGSC CS RefSeq v2.1, whole genome shotgun sequence genomic window:
- the LOC123119175 gene encoding L-type lectin-domain containing receptor kinase IX.1 isoform X1, producing MASWILVQLISLPWSLTVVIISLSATADEQGQTLIDSYCRSGAAYDNLKQCQSNAQTLAQKLRDGAMKNGGFQQASNGGPPNEVFGLVMCFVNFNLSMCESCLSGAPNFVNYECPYTWVSGALYDACVLKYSNESSLSVSDESTRSDVLDEGGGFYAHDMDRMNTTRGKLINRLSLEAAGSSLRFAYGNETYTDTDPQSDSQAMYGLVQCSRDLAPSECTKCVDDLHRLMVLQLNSTAGNVKGFNCYVRYSIDPMKITTPATGAASFLRSSKHRKRPLNIAMFAAAGSVLLLAGLGTLVWVFTHRLNERTEEMEEDLFDDEEMADEFSKGTGPKRFRYNELAVATGNFADRGKLGEGGFGSVYRGFIKDLKLDVAIKRVSKSSKRGRKEYISEVRIISRLRHHNLVQLIGWCHGAGELLVYELMPGGSLDTHLYSMEGVLTWPVRHEIMLGISSALLYLHQEWEQCVLHRDIKPSNIMLDTCFSAKLGDFGLARLVDHSHGSHTTELAGTMGYMDPDCMVTGRATAESDMYSFGVVLLEIACGRRPVVVLPDDSVIHLAQRVSELYSQGRVLDAADPRLTGEFDVQEMERVIIVGLWCTAHDRSLRPSIRQAINVLRFEAPLPSLPARMPPVGSAVPSLPLPEDHSSTTSSMYLS from the exons ATGGCAAGTTGGATCCTTGTCCAGCTGATCTCCTTACCATGGTCCTTGACCGTCGTCATCATCTCACTCAGCGCAACTGCTGACGAGCAAGGCCAGACACTTATTGATTCTTACTGCCGAAGCGGGGCGGCCTACGACAACTTGAAGCAGTGCCAGTCAAATGCTCAGACTCTTGCCCAGAAGCTCCGTGATGGCGCCATGAAGAACGGCGGGTTCCAACAAGCTAGTAATGGCGGCCCGCCCAACGAGGTATTCGGTCTTGTCATGTGCTTTGTCAACTTCAACTTGTCCATGTGCGAGAGCTGTTTGTCAGGGGCACCCAACTTCGTGAACTACGAGTGTCCCTACACCTGGGTGTCCGGTGCACTCTATGACGCCTGCGTCCTCAAATACTCAAACGAGTCTTCCCTCTCCGTCTCCGATGAATCCACCCGCTCAGACGTACTCGACGAGGGCGGAGGGTTCTACGCCCATGACATGGACCGCATGAATACAACGCGGGGGAAGCTGATAAACCGGCTGTCGTTGGAGGCGGCTGGCTCATCGCTGCGGTTCGCGTATGGGAATGAGACGTACACGGACACGGATCCGCAGAGCGACTCACAGGCCATGTACGGACTGGTGCAGTGCTCAAGGGACTTGGCACCCAGTGAGTGCACCAAGTGTGTAGACGATCTGCATAGACTGATGGTGCTACAACTTAACAGCACCGCTGGTAATGTCAAGGGGTTCAACTGCTATGTGAGATACAGCATAGACCCGATGAAGATCACCACCCCTGCTACAG GAGCTGCATCATTTTTGCGGAGCTCCAAGCATAGAAAACGGCCACTGAACATTGCCATGTTTGCGGCTGCCGGTTCAGTCTTGTTGTTGGCCGGCCTAGGCACCTTGGTATGGGTTTTCACGCACCGGCTGAATGAAAGGACCGAGGAGATGGAAGAAGACTTGTTCGATGATGAGGAAATGGCAGACGAGTTCAGCAAAGGGACAGGACCCAAGCGATTTCGCTATAATGAGCTGGCCGTGGCCACGGGTAACTTCGCAGACAGAGGGAAGCTCGGAGAAGGAGGTTTCGGTTCAGTATACAGAGGATTCATCAAGGACTTGAAGCTTGATGTGGCAATAAAAAGAGTGTCCAAGAGCTCAAAACGGGGGAGGAAGGAGTATATCTCTGAGGTGAGGATCATAAGCCGGCTTCGGCACCACAATCTCGTGCAACTCATCGGCTGGTGCCATGGAGCCGGCGAGCTCCTTGTATATGAGTTGATGCCCGGTGGCAGTCTCGACACTCACCTTTACAGTATGGAGGGTGTACTGACGTGGCCGGTCAG GCATGAGATTATGCTGGGGATCAGCTCAGCGCTTCTGTACTTGCACCAAGAGTGGGAGCAATGTGTGTTGCACAGGGACATCAAGCCGAGCAACATCATGCTGGACACGTGCTTCAGCGCCAAGCTTGGCGACTTCGGGCTCGCAAGGCTCGTTGACCATAGCCATGGGTCGCACACGACGGAGCTCGCCGGCACCATGGGGTATATGGACCCGGACTGCATGGTGACCGGCAGGGCCACCGCGGAGTCGGACATGTACAGCTTCGGAGTTGTCCTACTGGAGATAGCGTGTGGACGCAGGCCCGTTGTGGTCCTGCCAGACGACAGTGTGATCCACCTGGCTCAACGGGTGTCGGAGTTGTACAGCCAGGGAAGGGTCCTTGACGCTGCCGACCCACGGCTGACCGGGGAGTTCGACGTCCAAGAAATGGAGCGTGTGATCATCGTAGGGCTATGGTGCACTGCCCATGACCGCAGCCTGAGACCTTCCATCAGGCAGGCCATCAACGTGCTAAGGTTCGAGGCTCCACTGCCGAGCCTCCCTGCAAGGATGCCGCCTGTTGGCTCTGCTGTTCCATCTTTGCCTTTGCCTGAAGATCATAGCAGTACAACTAGCAGCATGTACCTTAGCTAG
- the LOC123119175 gene encoding L-type lectin-domain containing receptor kinase IX.1 isoform X2, which translates to MASWILVQLISLPWSLTVVIISLSATADEQGQTLIDSYCRSGAAYDNLKQCQSNAQTLAQKLRDGAMKNGGFQQASNGGPPNEVFGLVMCFVNFNLSMCESCLSGAPNFVNYECPYTWVSGALYDACVLKYSNESSLSVSDESTRSDVLDEGGGFYAHDMDRMNTTRGKLINRLSLEAAGSSLRFAYGNETYTDTDPQSDSQAMYGLVQCSRDLAPSECTKCVDDLHRLMVLQLNSTAGNVKGFNCYVRYSIDPMKITTPATVLLLAGLGTLVWVFTHRLNERTEEMEEDLFDDEEMADEFSKGTGPKRFRYNELAVATGNFADRGKLGEGGFGSVYRGFIKDLKLDVAIKRVSKSSKRGRKEYISEVRIISRLRHHNLVQLIGWCHGAGELLVYELMPGGSLDTHLYSMEGVLTWPVRHEIMLGISSALLYLHQEWEQCVLHRDIKPSNIMLDTCFSAKLGDFGLARLVDHSHGSHTTELAGTMGYMDPDCMVTGRATAESDMYSFGVVLLEIACGRRPVVVLPDDSVIHLAQRVSELYSQGRVLDAADPRLTGEFDVQEMERVIIVGLWCTAHDRSLRPSIRQAINVLRFEAPLPSLPARMPPVGSAVPSLPLPEDHSSTTSSMYLS; encoded by the exons ATGGCAAGTTGGATCCTTGTCCAGCTGATCTCCTTACCATGGTCCTTGACCGTCGTCATCATCTCACTCAGCGCAACTGCTGACGAGCAAGGCCAGACACTTATTGATTCTTACTGCCGAAGCGGGGCGGCCTACGACAACTTGAAGCAGTGCCAGTCAAATGCTCAGACTCTTGCCCAGAAGCTCCGTGATGGCGCCATGAAGAACGGCGGGTTCCAACAAGCTAGTAATGGCGGCCCGCCCAACGAGGTATTCGGTCTTGTCATGTGCTTTGTCAACTTCAACTTGTCCATGTGCGAGAGCTGTTTGTCAGGGGCACCCAACTTCGTGAACTACGAGTGTCCCTACACCTGGGTGTCCGGTGCACTCTATGACGCCTGCGTCCTCAAATACTCAAACGAGTCTTCCCTCTCCGTCTCCGATGAATCCACCCGCTCAGACGTACTCGACGAGGGCGGAGGGTTCTACGCCCATGACATGGACCGCATGAATACAACGCGGGGGAAGCTGATAAACCGGCTGTCGTTGGAGGCGGCTGGCTCATCGCTGCGGTTCGCGTATGGGAATGAGACGTACACGGACACGGATCCGCAGAGCGACTCACAGGCCATGTACGGACTGGTGCAGTGCTCAAGGGACTTGGCACCCAGTGAGTGCACCAAGTGTGTAGACGATCTGCATAGACTGATGGTGCTACAACTTAACAGCACCGCTGGTAATGTCAAGGGGTTCAACTGCTATGTGAGATACAGCATAGACCCGATGAAGATCACCACCCCTGCTACAG TCTTGTTGTTGGCCGGCCTAGGCACCTTGGTATGGGTTTTCACGCACCGGCTGAATGAAAGGACCGAGGAGATGGAAGAAGACTTGTTCGATGATGAGGAAATGGCAGACGAGTTCAGCAAAGGGACAGGACCCAAGCGATTTCGCTATAATGAGCTGGCCGTGGCCACGGGTAACTTCGCAGACAGAGGGAAGCTCGGAGAAGGAGGTTTCGGTTCAGTATACAGAGGATTCATCAAGGACTTGAAGCTTGATGTGGCAATAAAAAGAGTGTCCAAGAGCTCAAAACGGGGGAGGAAGGAGTATATCTCTGAGGTGAGGATCATAAGCCGGCTTCGGCACCACAATCTCGTGCAACTCATCGGCTGGTGCCATGGAGCCGGCGAGCTCCTTGTATATGAGTTGATGCCCGGTGGCAGTCTCGACACTCACCTTTACAGTATGGAGGGTGTACTGACGTGGCCGGTCAG GCATGAGATTATGCTGGGGATCAGCTCAGCGCTTCTGTACTTGCACCAAGAGTGGGAGCAATGTGTGTTGCACAGGGACATCAAGCCGAGCAACATCATGCTGGACACGTGCTTCAGCGCCAAGCTTGGCGACTTCGGGCTCGCAAGGCTCGTTGACCATAGCCATGGGTCGCACACGACGGAGCTCGCCGGCACCATGGGGTATATGGACCCGGACTGCATGGTGACCGGCAGGGCCACCGCGGAGTCGGACATGTACAGCTTCGGAGTTGTCCTACTGGAGATAGCGTGTGGACGCAGGCCCGTTGTGGTCCTGCCAGACGACAGTGTGATCCACCTGGCTCAACGGGTGTCGGAGTTGTACAGCCAGGGAAGGGTCCTTGACGCTGCCGACCCACGGCTGACCGGGGAGTTCGACGTCCAAGAAATGGAGCGTGTGATCATCGTAGGGCTATGGTGCACTGCCCATGACCGCAGCCTGAGACCTTCCATCAGGCAGGCCATCAACGTGCTAAGGTTCGAGGCTCCACTGCCGAGCCTCCCTGCAAGGATGCCGCCTGTTGGCTCTGCTGTTCCATCTTTGCCTTTGCCTGAAGATCATAGCAGTACAACTAGCAGCATGTACCTTAGCTAG